The proteins below come from a single Montipora capricornis isolate CH-2021 unplaced genomic scaffold, ASM3666992v2 scaffold_17, whole genome shotgun sequence genomic window:
- the LOC138034770 gene encoding uncharacterized protein has protein sequence MALEQHWFPKSLKFRPPGNQLIFRRIMERASRHCMKARISICHDQIKEKRRILLETMNDLTPLISENTLMVFQNFLKMRAESVRSSIQLRHDKKLYNLRNEDNRSTHFIDKKNWVVNLSIKPLSSAERSRLEKGPKFAPSPNQIPYNNIVSEIEAAITHLPDEQKDSIRTSSAAILHRARLPLHKNITKEERKALKDLKKDDTRILMKADKGNCFVVLDTIDYNNKMNALLNDHNTYELVSKPPFRRIERELNNRLLTLKNQLKHCDSTYRKLRSTDTIPPAIRGSIKHHKEGNPLRPIVSSIGSALYNTSKFLTKS, from the coding sequence ATGGCACTTGAACAACACTGGTTCCCGAAGTCTCTGAAATTTAGACCACCTGGCAATCAACTTATCTTCAGACGCATTATGGAACGAGCGAGCAGGCACTGCATGAAAGCTAGAATTTCCATCTGCCATGACCAGATTAAAGAAAAACGAAGGATCTTACTTGAGACCATGAATGACTTGACACCTCTGATTTCTGAGAACACCTTAATGGTGTTTCAGAATTTTCTGAAGATGAGAGCAGAATCCGTCCGCAGTAGTATCCAGTTGCGACATGACAAAAAGCTCTATAACTTGAGGAATGAAGATAACCGCTCAACTCATTTTATCGACAAGAAGAATTGGGTAGTCAATCTATCGATAAAACCGCTTTCTTCTGCAGAACGTTCTCGTCTAGAAAAGGGTCCTAAATTTGCCCCATCTCCCAACCAAATCCCGTACAACAACATTGTCTCTGAAATAGAAGCCGCCATTACCCATCTACCTGATGAACAGAAGGACTCTATACGAACCTCCTCTGCCGCGATCTTACATCGAGCCCGATTACCTCTCCACAAGAACATCACAAAAGAGGAAAGGAAAGCTCTCaaggatttaaaaaaagatgacaCCAGGATTTTGATGAAAGcagacaaaggaaattgttttgttgttttagatACCATTgattacaacaacaaaatgaatgctttattgaatgaccaCAACACCTATGAACTGGTCTCCAAACCTCCTTTCCGAAGAATTGAACGTGAACTGAACAATAGACTTTTAACACTCAAGAATCAACTCAAACACTGCGATTCTACGTATCGAAAACTTCGCTCCACTGACACTATACCACCCGCCATCCGTGGATCAATCAAGCACCACAAAGAAGGCAACCCACTCAGACCCATTGTTTCATCTATTGGTTCAGCGCTCTATAACACTTCAAAGTTTCTAACCAAATCTTGA
- the LOC138034772 gene encoding uncharacterized protein, producing the protein MEKTTYKLEAHHRHLHFTHKALEQHWFPKSLKFRPPGNQLIFRRIMERASRHCMKARISICHDQIKEKRRILLETMNDLTPLISENTLMVFQNFLKMRAESVRSSIQLRHDKKLYNLRNEDNRSTHFIDKKNWVVNLSIKPLSSAERSLLEKGPKFAPSPNQIPYNNIVSEIEAAITHLPDEQKDSIRTSTAAILHRARLPLHKNITKEERKALKDLKKDDTRILMKADKGNCFVVLDTIDYNNKMNALLNDHNTYELVSKPPFRRIERELNNRLLTLKNQLKICDSTYRKLRSTDTIPPAIRGSIKHHKEGNPLRPIVSSIGSALYNTSKFLTNILTPLQNGNGFSVPNSSKFVDEISNIDIQDDEIMLSFDVVSLFTAIPVKKACDYIKNKLDCDESLHLRTKLDTTDIISLLNFVLPNNYFVYNDTVYKQIHGCAMGSPVSPVVANLCMEALEEMAINTTPVPPKVWKRYVADSFCIIKRNAVDSFHNTLNSIDQHISFTIEEENNNQIAFLDALVTRKDNDLIIGFTVNQPTLIGI; encoded by the coding sequence ATGGAAAAGACGACCTACAAATTAGAGGCACACCACCGCCATCTGCATTTTACTCATAAGGCACTTGAACAACACTGGTTCCCGAAGTCTCTGAAATTTAGACCACCTGGCAATCAACTTATCTTCAGACGCATTATGGAACGAGCGAGCAGGCACTGCATGAAAGCTAGAATTTCCATCTGCCATGACCAGATTAAAGAAAAACGAAGGATCTTACTTGAGACCATGAATGACTTGACACCTCTGATTTCTGAGAACACCTTAATGGTGTTTCAGAATTTTCTGAAGATGAGAGCAGAATCCGTCCGCAGTAGTATCCAGTTGCGACATGACAAAAAGCTCTATAACTTGAGGAATGAAGATAACCGCTCAACTCATTTTATCGACAAGAAGAATTGGGTAGTCAATCTATCGATAAAACCGCTTTCTTCTGCAGAACGTTCTCTTCTAGAAAAGGGTCCTAAATTTGCCCCATCTCCCAACCAAATCCCGTACAACAACATTGTCTCTGAAATAGAAGCCGCCATTACCCATCTACCTGATGAACAGAAGGACTCTATACGAACCTCCACTGCCGCGATCTTACATCGAGCCCGATTACCTCTCCACAAGAACATCACAAAAGAGGAAAGGAAAGCTCTCaaggatttaaaaaaagatgacaCCAGGATTTTGATGAAAGcagacaaaggaaattgttttgttgttttagatACCATTgattacaacaacaaaatgaatgctttattgaatgaccaCAACACTTATGAACTGGTCTCCAAACCTCCTTTCCGAAGAATTGAACGTGAACTGAACAATAGACTTTTAACACTCAAGAATCAACTAAAAATCTGCGATTCTACGTATCGAAAACTTCGCTCCACTGACACTATACCACCCGCCATCCGTGGATCAATCAAGCACCACAAAGAAGGCAACCCACTCAGACCCATTGTTTCATCTATTGGTTCAGCGCTCTATAACACTTCAAAGTTTCTAACCAACATCTTGACACCTCTCCAAAATGGCAATGGTTTCTCAGTCCCTAATTCCTCCAAATTTGTCGATGAAATCTCCAACATTGACATACAAGACGATGAAATTATGCTGTCCTTTGATGTGGTATCGCTCTTCACAGCCATTCCTGTCAAGAAAGCCTGTgattacataaaaaataaacTGGATTGTGATGAATCACTACACTTACGCACAAAACTTGACACTACTGATATAATCTCTTTGTTGAACTTTGTCCTACCCAATAACTACTTCGTCTACAATGacactgtttataaacagaTCCATGGTTGTGCCATGGGCAGCCCTGTCAGTCCCGTGGTTGCCAATTTATGTATGGAAGCACTCGAGGAGATGGCCATCAACACAACTCCCGTTCCACCTAAAGTGTGGAAACGATATGTTGCCGATAGTTTCTGTATCATTAAAAGAAACGCCGTTGACTCTTTCCATAACACACTCAACAGTATcgatcaacacatctcctttaccatcgaagaagaaaacaataaccagaTCGCCTTTCTGGACGCTTTGGTTACTCGCAAGGATAATGATCTCATTATTGGGTTTACCGTAAACCAACCCACACTGATAGGTATCTAG